A stretch of DNA from Deltaproteobacteria bacterium:
GAGCGGGTTGAACTCGATCTCGTTCACTTCCTCGCGAAAGTCCAGAGCAAGCCGGGACAGCGCCACGATGGCTTCCGCCAAGGCCGCGACATCGGCCCTGGGCCGGCCGCGCGCGCCGGTGAGCAGCGGATAGGTGCGGATCTCCTGGATCATGTCGTGTGCGTCGGCCGGCCCCAGCGGCGGCAGCCGGAAGGCCACGTCCTTCAGCACCTCGGTGTAGATGCCGCCCAGTCCGAACGCCAGGCAGATGCCCAGGTCCGGCGTGCGCGAGGTGCCGATGATGACCTCGGCCACCCCCTGCACCATCTTCTGCACCAGCACCCCGTCGATACGAGCGTCGGGAGCATTCCTTCCCACGTCTTCCAACAGCCGGTCGTAAGCCTGTGCCAGCTCATCAGCACTCGCCAGGTTGAGCCGCACACCGCCCGCCTCGGTCTTGTGGGGCAGGTCCGGGGACTCGACCTTCAGGGCCACCGGAAACCTCATTTCCTCGGCGGCTTCCAACGCCGCTTCCCGGGAGCCGGCCAAGTGCTCGGGAACCACAGGGATGCCGTAGGCCCGCAGCAGCCGGCGCACGGTGGCGTGGGAGGCGTCGCCCCCGGCGAGCAGCCCTCGCAGCGCTTCGGCCTCCTGAGGGTCCGCGACGACCGCCGCGACGTCCTCCCCGGACGCAGCGTCCGCGCGACGCCGCGACAGCGCGAGGACGTCGCGCACCGCGCGCAGCGACTTCTCGTACTCCAGCAGCAGCGGCACGCCCAGCTCGTTGAAGAACTCGAACCAGGAGCGGTCGAGCTGCTCGCTGGCCCGGGAGAGGAACAGAAACGGCTTGCCGCCGCGCCGGAGCGCGGCCGCCGACTCACGGTACAACTCCGTCAGGCGGTCGCTGGGGCTCTTGGGCAGGTTCAGGCGGCAACAGACCACCGCGAAGTTGTCGTCGGCCATGAAGGTTTCCAGGCATTCGAGATACCCGGCCCGGTTCGCCCAGTGCAGTTCCTCGATGTCCAGGGGGTTGCCGTTGAAGCTCTCCTTGTCGAAGTATTTGCGCAGCGCCTCGTAGGTGGCGCCGGAGGGCTCGGGCAGATCCACGTCGTTGCGCTCGCAGATATCGGCCAGGAAACTGCAATCGCCCCCGGAGATGGTGACGATGCCGACGCCGCCGGCGGCGGGCAGACGGTACGGCTCCGGGGTCCCCACGGCCAGGGCGGTGACTTCCAGCATCTGGTCGAGGTTGTCCACCGGGATGACGCCCTTCTGCCGGAACAGTCCGTCCCACACCGCGCCCGAGGTAGCCATGTTGCCCGAGTGCGAGGTGACCGCCCGGCCGCCCTTCTGCGAACGCCCGAGCCTCAGCGCCACCACCACCTTCTCACGCTCCCGCGCAAGGTCCAGCAACTCCGCCATCTCCTCGGGGCGACTCATGGACTCGATGACGGCCACGATGACGCGCGTGCCGTCGTCGTCTACCGCGGCGCGCAGGTAGTCGGCGAAGCCCGCGCCCACCTGATTGCCGGGAGCGATGGCGTACCGGAACCCCAGGCAACGGTCGGCAGCCGTGTTCAGGAAGAGGTTGAGCAGCCCGGCGCTGCTGAACACGGCGCTCACGGACCCCGTGGTGAGATGCTCCGGGAGCGGCGACGACCACAGCGCGGCGCCGCTTTCGAGGGCCAGATAGCCCAGGGTGTTGGGGCCGGCCAGCGCCATGCCGCTCTCGCGCACGATGCGCACCAGCTCCGCCTGATAGCCCCGGCCGGTCTCGTCAAACTCGCCGAAGCCGGTGGCCACGGTGAGCGCGGCACGCACACCCTTGGCGGCGCATTCCTCCAAAACCGCCACCGTGCCGTCGCGCGGGATCGCGATGACCGCCAAGTCCACGTCTCCCGGCACCGCGCCGACCGAAGGAAAGCACGGCAGGTCGAAG
This window harbors:
- a CDS encoding acetate--CoA ligase family protein, which encodes MDFSLNPGALEALLKPRNIALIGASERAPHAAALMRNLFRFGFPKENIYPVNPRYEQLFDLPCFPSVGAVPGDVDLAVIAIPRDGTVAVLEECAAKGVRAALTVATGFGEFDETGRGYQAELVRIVRESGMALAGPNTLGYLALESGAALWSSPLPEHLTTGSVSAVFSSAGLLNLFLNTAADRCLGFRYAIAPGNQVGAGFADYLRAAVDDDGTRVIVAVIESMSRPEEMAELLDLAREREKVVVALRLGRSQKGGRAVTSHSGNMATSGAVWDGLFRQKGVIPVDNLDQMLEVTALAVGTPEPYRLPAAGGVGIVTISGGDCSFLADICERNDVDLPEPSGATYEALRKYFDKESFNGNPLDIEELHWANRAGYLECLETFMADDNFAVVCCRLNLPKSPSDRLTELYRESAAALRRGGKPFLFLSRASEQLDRSWFEFFNELGVPLLLEYEKSLRAVRDVLALSRRRADAASGEDVAAVVADPQEAEALRGLLAGGDASHATVRRLLRAYGIPVVPEHLAGSREAALEAAEEMRFPVALKVESPDLPHKTEAGGVRLNLASADELAQAYDRLLEDVGRNAPDARIDGVLVQKMVQGVAEVIIGTSRTPDLGICLAFGLGGIYTEVLKDVAFRLPPLGPADAHDMIQEIRTYPLLTGARGRPRADVAALAEAIVALSRLALDFREEVNEIEFNPLMVLPEGQGVLAVDTLVRCAAHGTTRLLSEGEPS